A window of the Microbulbifer aggregans genome harbors these coding sequences:
- a CDS encoding tetratricopeptide repeat protein yields the protein MKPARISPLTTAIRASVHRANSILTVAALGLLVQGCAVNDRNTIGSLQSVEIEVKEEYIDGSLEKALASYQKYLQETPESALTPEAMRRIADLKIKQAHRTEAASLAGSTAPSGQERAEGGASPESAAEIAISRGGRSDSPALSAPEPTSVPLGVSSAASTASAGAASTESDREFEQRASGAVDIEADSAPVQAPGDSEAVLAANAREAIQLYEELLAKYPLYDRNDQVMYQLSRAYEETGQVDKAVDVLRQMAAKYPGSRHLDEAFFRLGEYYFTRKKYLDAEEAYGKVIEMGPASSFHELALYKRGWALFKQDMYEMALDDYMAMLDYKLSEGYDLDQQTNKVEKKHIEDTFRVISLSFSYLGGAESIVDYFNRKGGRSYESHIYSHLGEYYLVKRRYQDAAEAYNTFVERNPLHRESADFSIRVIEIYQKGGFPRLVLESKKTFANTYALDAEYWNVFDINEYGEVVEFLQANLIDLASHYHAAYQDKRLKDKKAEHYQEAIHWYRAYLASFSDQPRAPEINYQFAGLMLENRDFLGAGKQYERTAYEYPQHKNSSEAGYAAVYAYREHLDTTLKDAPAAKRAPMQREIIRSSLQFAETFEQHEKAPQIMVGAVEDLYSLRDYEQTVANGHLLLERFPQAEQGIRRSAWILVAHGSFDTEAYPEAEQAYGQALALTAPDAKDRMDLVDNLAASIYQQGDLARKEENYQLAADHFLRIRKAAPGAKLLATAEYDAAAALITLENWTKAAAVLNGFRQHFPEHKLIREVTKKLAVVYQESGELLLAASEFERIERESDDDDVRREALTQAADLYKAADRSDKALTVLQRYVELFPRPLEPAMETHQRIADLHKDAGAQSQYRAQLERMVRIEREGGAGRTDRTRYLAGNAALVLAEPKFEAFTAISLVSPIKQNLDLKRTRMKAAIDAYTNLIDYQVADVTAASTFYLAEIYLHFSRALRDSERPTNLSALELEEYELALEEQIYPFEERAISVHEKNIELLGMGIYNRWIQDSIAKLAGLVPAQYARAEEVGEYMPSIVPRPEPEEVEAPADES from the coding sequence GTGAAGCCGGCCAGGATTTCCCCATTGACCACGGCGATTCGCGCGAGTGTTCACCGTGCAAACAGTATTCTAACCGTCGCTGCGCTGGGCTTGCTCGTGCAGGGCTGCGCGGTTAACGACCGCAACACCATTGGCAGCCTGCAGAGTGTCGAGATTGAGGTCAAAGAAGAGTACATCGACGGCAGTCTGGAAAAGGCGCTAGCCAGCTACCAGAAATATCTGCAAGAGACGCCGGAGAGTGCGCTCACGCCAGAAGCGATGCGACGCATCGCCGACCTGAAGATCAAGCAGGCCCACCGCACCGAGGCTGCCTCTCTTGCGGGGAGCACAGCTCCGTCAGGACAAGAGAGAGCTGAAGGGGGGGCTTCCCCTGAAAGTGCCGCAGAGATCGCTATTTCGCGCGGTGGTCGTTCCGATTCCCCAGCTTTGTCCGCTCCTGAGCCGACATCTGTCCCGCTGGGTGTAAGCAGTGCCGCGTCGACCGCTTCTGCGGGAGCCGCGTCTACCGAGTCCGATCGAGAGTTCGAGCAGCGCGCCAGTGGTGCGGTCGACATCGAGGCTGATTCTGCCCCTGTGCAGGCGCCGGGCGATTCCGAAGCGGTGCTTGCGGCCAACGCCCGCGAAGCCATCCAGCTATACGAGGAATTGCTGGCCAAATACCCACTTTACGACCGTAATGATCAGGTGATGTATCAGCTGTCCCGTGCCTACGAGGAAACGGGACAGGTCGATAAAGCTGTGGATGTACTACGCCAAATGGCCGCCAAGTACCCCGGATCACGCCATCTGGATGAAGCGTTCTTCCGCCTTGGCGAATACTACTTCACCCGGAAAAAATATCTGGATGCCGAAGAGGCGTACGGCAAGGTTATTGAAATGGGCCCCGCTTCCAGTTTTCACGAACTGGCGCTTTATAAGCGCGGCTGGGCCCTGTTCAAGCAGGATATGTACGAGATGGCTCTCGACGACTACATGGCCATGCTGGACTACAAGTTGTCGGAGGGTTATGACCTCGACCAGCAGACCAACAAAGTCGAGAAAAAGCACATAGAAGACACTTTCCGCGTGATCAGTCTCAGCTTTTCCTATCTTGGGGGCGCTGAATCGATCGTCGATTATTTCAATCGCAAAGGTGGGCGGAGTTACGAGTCGCATATCTACAGCCACCTGGGTGAATACTACCTGGTGAAGCGCCGCTATCAGGATGCGGCAGAGGCCTACAATACTTTCGTTGAGCGTAACCCGCTGCACCGCGAGTCGGCGGACTTCTCAATCCGCGTGATCGAGATCTACCAGAAGGGTGGCTTCCCCCGTCTGGTTCTGGAGTCGAAGAAGACGTTCGCCAATACCTATGCGCTGGATGCGGAGTACTGGAACGTATTCGATATCAACGAATACGGTGAGGTGGTGGAGTTCCTGCAGGCCAACCTGATCGACCTGGCCAGCCACTATCATGCCGCCTACCAGGATAAGCGCCTCAAGGACAAGAAGGCAGAGCATTACCAGGAGGCAATTCACTGGTACCGCGCTTACCTCGCCTCTTTCTCCGATCAGCCCCGGGCTCCGGAAATCAATTACCAGTTTGCCGGCCTGATGCTGGAAAACCGGGATTTCCTCGGTGCCGGTAAACAATATGAGCGTACCGCCTACGAGTATCCGCAGCACAAGAATTCCAGTGAAGCTGGTTATGCAGCGGTCTACGCCTATCGCGAGCATCTCGATACGACATTGAAAGATGCACCTGCTGCGAAACGTGCACCTATGCAGCGGGAAATCATTCGCTCCTCACTGCAGTTTGCGGAGACTTTCGAACAGCACGAGAAGGCGCCCCAGATTATGGTGGGTGCTGTCGAAGACCTCTATTCTCTGCGTGACTATGAGCAGACCGTAGCCAATGGTCACCTGTTGCTGGAGCGCTTCCCGCAGGCAGAGCAGGGCATCCGTCGCTCGGCATGGATTCTGGTTGCGCACGGCTCTTTCGACACCGAGGCGTACCCGGAAGCGGAGCAGGCCTACGGGCAGGCGCTCGCCCTGACTGCGCCAGACGCCAAAGACAGAATGGATCTGGTCGATAACCTGGCCGCATCCATCTATCAGCAGGGTGACCTTGCTCGCAAGGAAGAGAATTACCAGCTGGCGGCAGACCACTTCCTGCGTATCCGCAAGGCTGCTCCCGGTGCAAAGCTGTTGGCTACGGCCGAGTATGATGCTGCCGCGGCCCTGATTACCCTTGAGAACTGGACCAAGGCAGCTGCGGTGCTCAATGGTTTCCGTCAGCATTTCCCCGAACACAAGCTGATCCGGGAAGTGACGAAAAAGCTGGCGGTGGTGTATCAGGAGAGTGGCGAGCTGCTGCTGGCTGCGTCGGAGTTTGAGCGCATCGAGCGGGAGTCTGACGATGATGATGTCCGTCGTGAGGCATTGACGCAAGCCGCAGATCTGTACAAGGCTGCAGACCGCAGTGATAAGGCGCTGACTGTGTTGCAGCGCTATGTGGAACTGTTCCCCAGACCGCTGGAACCAGCGATGGAAACCCATCAGCGGATCGCAGATCTGCATAAGGATGCTGGTGCTCAGTCACAATACCGCGCTCAGCTGGAGCGGATGGTCAGAATTGAACGAGAGGGCGGGGCAGGAAGAACGGATCGTACTCGCTACTTGGCCGGTAATGCAGCGCTCGTCTTGGCAGAACCAAAGTTTGAGGCATTTACTGCGATTTCACTGGTGTCGCCGATCAAGCAGAATCTGGATCTGAAGCGCACTAGGATGAAGGCGGCCATCGATGCGTATACCAACCTGATTGATTATCAGGTTGCCGATGTGACGGCAGCGTCGACGTTTTACCTGGCCGAGATCTATCTCCACTTCAGCCGTGCCCTGCGCGACTCCGAGCGCCCCACCAACCTCTCAGCACTCGAGCTGGAGGAGTACGAATTGGCGCTGGAGGAGCAGATCTATCCGTTCGAGGAGCGGGCGATCTCTGTCCACGAGAAAAATATCGAGTTGCTCGGTATGGGGATCTACAACCGCTGGATCCAGGACAGTATTGCCAAGCTGGCGGGACTCGTACCGGCTCAATACGCCCGGGCTGAAGAAGTGGGTGAGTATATGCCCTCTATCGTGCCACGGCCCGAGCCTGAAGAGGTCGAGGCGCCCGCAGACGAAAGTTGA
- a CDS encoding tetratricopeptide repeat protein: MLIRLVSVGLIATMLAACSGAPQKAGGRVVDPSTVRVSGSVERDFDRALELLRGERYPEAIELLQDIVQREQRLPAPYINLGIAYYQSGDEKHAEESLLQALEVFPNHPVAANELAVLFRRQGRFEEARELFGNAQRQNPDYAPLIKNFGILCDLYLQDPQCALAQFERYLQLEPEDKDVPIWVAGLKRRI, translated from the coding sequence ATGCTGATTAGGCTGGTATCGGTAGGCCTGATCGCCACCATGCTTGCCGCCTGCTCCGGTGCACCGCAGAAAGCGGGTGGTCGAGTTGTGGATCCTTCCACTGTCAGAGTGTCCGGTTCGGTTGAACGTGATTTTGACCGCGCGCTGGAGCTTTTGCGCGGAGAGCGCTATCCGGAAGCGATCGAACTACTGCAGGATATTGTTCAGCGCGAGCAGCGCCTCCCTGCGCCCTATATCAATCTGGGGATTGCCTACTATCAGTCCGGCGATGAAAAGCACGCCGAGGAGAGTCTGCTGCAGGCCCTGGAGGTTTTCCCGAATCACCCTGTTGCCGCGAACGAGCTGGCAGTGCTCTTCCGCCGGCAAGGGCGTTTTGAGGAAGCACGTGAACTGTTTGGCAATGCGCAGCGGCAGAATCCTGACTACGCACCACTGATCAAAAACTTCGGCATATTGTGTGACCTGTATCTGCAAGATCCCCAGTGCGCTCTGGCACAATTCGAGCGTTACCTGCAGTTGGAGCCCGAAGACAAAGACGTCCCGATCTGGGTGGCCGGCTTGAAGCGGAGAATCTAA
- a CDS encoding MotA/TolQ/ExbB proton channel family protein gives MDFFNSVIAFFQTGGAFMYPILVVFALGAAVAIERYIRLVYERHTNRSMWDKLQPVLNSGDFDRARNLVKQDNSGVSKLLAMGLARQGAVRRREDIEIAMEESMMEIIPQLEKRTPYVALFSNIATLLGLLGTIMGLIEAFTAVANANAAEKADLLSASISVAMNTTAFGLMVGITLLIIHALLNSLTGEIVDSLEMVSVKALNIISISSRRRRDVEAEEKTGKAAEKAKGEESVKEPHAEASGAAAEAKKGEQALDNA, from the coding sequence ATGGATTTCTTCAACAGCGTAATCGCTTTCTTCCAGACTGGTGGTGCGTTCATGTACCCCATTCTCGTGGTGTTCGCCCTGGGGGCGGCGGTCGCTATCGAGCGCTATATCCGCCTGGTCTATGAGCGCCACACCAACCGCTCCATGTGGGACAAACTGCAGCCGGTCCTCAATTCCGGTGACTTTGATCGTGCGCGTAACCTGGTCAAGCAGGACAACTCCGGTGTGAGCAAGCTGCTTGCGATGGGCCTCGCCCGTCAGGGTGCAGTGCGCCGTCGTGAAGACATCGAGATTGCGATGGAAGAGAGCATGATGGAGATCATTCCGCAGCTCGAGAAGCGCACCCCCTATGTCGCACTCTTCTCCAATATTGCAACGCTGCTCGGCCTGCTGGGTACCATTATGGGCCTGATCGAGGCCTTTACTGCGGTAGCCAATGCCAACGCGGCAGAAAAGGCCGACCTGCTGTCAGCCAGTATTTCTGTGGCGATGAACACCACCGCCTTCGGCCTGATGGTCGGTATTACCCTGCTGATCATCCACGCGCTGCTGAACTCGCTGACCGGTGAGATCGTCGACAGTCTGGAGATGGTGTCCGTGAAGGCACTCAACATCATTTCAATTTCCTCTCGCCGTCGCCGTGACGTAGAAGCTGAAGAGAAAACCGGCAAGGCTGCTGAGAAAGCCAAAGGTGAAGAAAGCGTAAAAGAGCCGCATGCCGAGGCCAGTGGCGCCGCCGCTGAGGCGAAGAAGGGCGAGCAAGCACTGGATAACGCGTGA
- a CDS encoding ExbD/TolR family protein encodes MRRRRHGRSKEAPELDITAFLNLMVVLVPFLLVSAVFSRVTILELDMPSGAGGGTPDDPTVTVEVVVRQDALEISDGEKVIARFPNLGGSEEESAEEPAADATMAAEDGQAVELLSTEQVYDLNKLSQFLLEVKASYPEKTDSIILMEPDVAYEHLVGVMDAVRGTEVRVEDADPEDPEAVERVELFPDISLGDAP; translated from the coding sequence ATGAGAAGGCGTCGCCACGGAAGAAGTAAAGAGGCCCCGGAGCTCGATATTACCGCCTTCCTGAACCTGATGGTGGTGCTGGTTCCGTTCCTGTTGGTCTCTGCAGTGTTCTCGCGAGTCACGATTCTGGAGCTGGATATGCCATCCGGTGCCGGTGGCGGGACGCCCGATGATCCCACCGTGACTGTTGAGGTTGTAGTTCGCCAGGACGCTCTGGAAATCAGCGATGGTGAAAAGGTTATTGCAAGGTTTCCAAACCTGGGCGGCAGTGAGGAAGAATCGGCCGAAGAGCCAGCTGCAGACGCAACTATGGCCGCCGAGGATGGGCAGGCTGTAGAGCTTCTCTCTACCGAGCAAGTCTACGACCTGAACAAGTTGAGCCAGTTCTTGCTCGAGGTAAAGGCCAGCTACCCGGAAAAGACAGACTCCATCATTTTGATGGAGCCGGATGTGGCCTACGAACATCTGGTTGGGGTCATGGATGCGGTGCGCGGAACTGAAGTGCGCGTAGAAGATGCCGATCCGGAGGACCCCGAAGCGGTGGAGCGGGTTGAGCTGTTCCCGGATATTTCTTTAGGAGATGCACCGTGA
- a CDS encoding ExbD/TolR family protein, with the protein MRHESRRMKRMARSRRRKTPGMNLTSLMDVFTILVFFLLTNTSSNEALEPPKVITLPDSVVESKPRETVTLMVTEEEILIETNPVIATSEVLASEETVVEAIKQAMLAEMDKAITQAKINAQLEAGIAAAASEEPEGEAVEVDAAGEEEPILPPEVNILADRTIPFSLLKKVMSSCTDAGYTKVSLAVIQKASQG; encoded by the coding sequence GTGAGACATGAAAGCCGCCGCATGAAGCGTATGGCCCGCAGTCGTCGCCGCAAGACACCGGGCATGAATCTGACCTCGCTGATGGACGTGTTCACCATTCTGGTGTTCTTCCTGCTCACCAATACGTCCAGTAATGAAGCGCTGGAGCCCCCAAAGGTCATTACGCTTCCGGATTCCGTTGTGGAGTCCAAGCCCCGGGAGACGGTGACGCTGATGGTGACCGAGGAGGAGATCCTCATCGAAACCAATCCTGTCATTGCCACCAGCGAAGTACTGGCCAGTGAAGAGACGGTAGTTGAGGCCATTAAGCAGGCCATGCTTGCGGAAATGGACAAGGCGATTACCCAGGCAAAGATTAATGCCCAGCTGGAGGCCGGCATCGCGGCCGCAGCATCCGAAGAGCCTGAAGGTGAGGCTGTTGAGGTGGACGCTGCTGGTGAAGAAGAGCCAATTTTGCCACCTGAAGTAAACATTCTTGCCGACCGTACCATTCCATTCAGCTTGCTGAAGAAGGTGATGTCGAGCTGCACCGATGCCGGTTATACCAAGGTCTCGCTGGCGGTCATTCAGAAAGCATCTCAGGGTTAG
- a CDS encoding AgmX/PglI C-terminal domain-containing protein: MTNFQQQQRAVKDELEIVRRRIAALEEEQAQIDAELAVLHEEQAKYDLLSEISERLGKLEDMDAGELFWAEGYREGVSQHTIEHIHRAVSVHNASLDLLQDQRRRVHEQIEDCEDEVFALDERADIIRREAEESQFEFEVTRDLELSDGRIAVMPWHKNGEDERRFRLCLLASLLLALMLGYLVPLWQVPEPEDEVVEIPERLAKLVIEKKTKPKPPPEPEKLKPKEDKKPEPKQEVAKEEPKPSKAEQKPARKKAERAGVLAFKDNFQDLMQDDLDNRLGERTQLSTAGKKENRSQRSLITAQAKAGSGGINTAELSRNVGGTGTALAGVAFTRVESGIGSEGDFAGEDRPLSDGVGPSRTDEEIQIVFDRYKATLYRIYNRELRNNPALQGRMVLKITIEPDGTVSMAKVESSDMDSPALNSNIVARVKRFNFGPKAGVPTITILYPIDFLPAA; the protein is encoded by the coding sequence GTGACTAATTTTCAGCAACAACAGCGCGCCGTAAAGGATGAGCTGGAGATCGTTCGCCGCCGTATCGCTGCGCTCGAAGAAGAGCAGGCGCAGATTGATGCGGAGCTGGCGGTTCTGCATGAAGAGCAGGCCAAGTATGACCTGCTCAGCGAGATCTCCGAGCGCCTGGGCAAGCTGGAGGATATGGATGCCGGGGAGCTGTTCTGGGCCGAAGGGTACCGGGAGGGCGTATCCCAGCACACGATTGAGCATATCCATCGAGCAGTCAGCGTCCATAATGCCAGCCTCGACCTGCTCCAGGATCAGCGTCGCCGGGTGCACGAGCAGATAGAGGATTGCGAGGACGAGGTATTCGCGCTTGATGAGCGGGCAGATATTATTCGCCGCGAGGCGGAGGAGTCCCAGTTTGAGTTCGAGGTCACCCGTGACCTGGAGCTGAGTGATGGCCGTATTGCGGTCATGCCCTGGCACAAGAATGGCGAGGACGAACGCCGTTTCCGTCTGTGCCTGCTTGCTTCACTATTGCTGGCTCTGATGCTCGGCTACCTGGTGCCGCTCTGGCAGGTGCCTGAGCCGGAGGACGAGGTAGTGGAGATCCCCGAGCGCCTGGCAAAGCTGGTGATCGAGAAGAAAACCAAGCCCAAGCCACCGCCCGAGCCGGAGAAACTGAAGCCGAAGGAAGACAAGAAGCCTGAACCCAAGCAGGAAGTTGCCAAGGAAGAGCCCAAGCCCAGCAAGGCCGAGCAGAAGCCGGCGCGGAAGAAGGCTGAGCGGGCCGGTGTGCTGGCCTTCAAGGATAACTTCCAGGACCTGATGCAGGATGACCTTGACAACCGCCTGGGTGAGCGTACCCAGCTGAGCACCGCGGGTAAGAAGGAGAACCGCAGCCAGCGCTCCCTGATTACTGCGCAGGCAAAAGCGGGCAGTGGTGGTATCAACACCGCAGAGCTCAGCCGCAATGTGGGTGGTACAGGGACAGCGCTTGCAGGCGTCGCCTTTACCCGTGTTGAGAGTGGTATCGGCAGTGAGGGAGACTTTGCCGGTGAGGATCGTCCTCTCAGCGATGGTGTGGGCCCGTCCCGGACGGACGAGGAAATTCAGATTGTCTTCGACCGCTACAAGGCAACGCTCTACCGGATATACAACCGCGAGCTGCGCAACAACCCGGCGCTGCAGGGGCGTATGGTGCTGAAAATCACCATCGAGCCGGATGGAACCGTATCCATGGCCAAAGTTGAGTCGAGCGATATGGACTCACCGGCGCTCAACAGCAACATCGTTGCCCGGGTGAAGCGCTTCAACTTCGGGCCGAAAGCGGGCGTGCCGACGATTACGATTCTCTATCCAATCGACTTCCTGCCGGCAGCCTAA